The Glycine soja cultivar W05 chromosome 3, ASM419377v2, whole genome shotgun sequence genome window below encodes:
- the LOC114404950 gene encoding uncharacterized protein LOC114404950 — MAGYITLFQCWIYEHLPMVHQCVVDDAYVVASPYSSSWLSSKAHMAGIKGAPYRAHIEALTVTNVCWMPYAEHQGVRGFDLISSYTDQLRWGQIVVYIRLERVLRQFRYIQTVPPSHVCDSLMGLDIDDRCLHFSDHLVPAGEICVVLGQVALDYMDWFFWISHLFFTPTEDGAELRHPPTPHDEEFVEPPILEVPVASDLPTHSVVDYQGCQAITEDLERVINLRMVTEGTELYDIMARCLRIARGDTADGILRSRQRRRIE, encoded by the exons ATGGCCGGTTACATTACATTATTTCAG TGCTGGATATACGAGCACcttccaatggtgcatcagtgTGTCGTTGATGATGCTTATGTTGTGGCAAGCCCATATTCCTCCAGTTGGCTTTCGAGTAAGGCACATATGGCGGGGATCAAGGGAGCCCCATACCGGGCACATATAGAAGCCCTGACTGTCACGAACGTGTGTTGGATGCCCTATGCAGAGCACCAAGGAGTTAGGGGCTTCGACTTGATCTCATCCTACACGGACCAGCTCAGATGGGGCCAGATAGTCGTCTACATTCGACTAGAGCGGGTGCTTCGACAGTTCAGGTACATTCAGACCGTCCCTCCGTCGCATGTTTGTGATTCATTGATGGGTCTTGATATAGACGACCGGTGCCTACACTTTTCAGACCATCTAGTGCCCGCGGGGGAGATCTGTGTAGTTCTTGGCCAAGTAGCACTAGACTACATGGATTGGTTTTTCTGGATTTCGCACCTGTTCTTCACGCCGACCGAGGACGGTGCTGAGCTGAGACATCCGCCTACCCCACATGATGAGGAGTTCGTTGAGCCACCTATCCTGGAGGTTCCAGTTGCGTCCGATCTCCCTACGCATTCAGTG GTTGACTACCAAGGATGTCAAGCGATCACTGAGGATTTGGAGCGGGTCATCAACCTCAGGATGGTTACTGAAGGCACTGAGTTATATGACATCATGGCTCGTTGCCTCAGGATCGCTAGGGGTGACACCGCAGATGGAATTCTTAGGTCGCGACAAAGACGACGCATAGAATAG
- the LOC114404951 gene encoding protein MAIN-LIKE 1-like: MSLHLLRFCRAPLLSSASLHLLRSWPFGAAFFCFFSAVETPEDVPQLNEDVPHVSNATPEMTGTVDAADAEGVATDDSEGSPATDEGFPSGPRDPSVLTGFAKHVAHSIWSGDERHELKLVSHGRKVDKFGRPALEIEGMIAATGLSPLIMCSIITTDLGLISAFVERWHRETSTFHLPVGELTITLDDVASLLHIPITGALQSFEPLVTSDAVVLLTELLEVIPEEARAETHQASGPHVRLSWLWEVYQSRCRARRWVVALFSLTRVQHMFTSCTWRLLGTWPSQGDSLGE, from the exons ATGAGTCTTCATCTTCTCCGTTTCTGCCGCGCTCCTCTGCTCTCCTCCGCGAGTCTTCATCTTCTCCGTTCGTGGCCGTTTGGAGCTGCATTTTTCTGCTTCTTCTCTGCCGTTGAG ACACCTGAGGATGTGCCTCAGTTGAATGAGGATGTTCCTCATGTGTCTAACGCTACTCCAGAGATGACAGGCACCGTCGATGCTGCAGATGCAGAGGGAGTGGCTACTGATGATAGTGAAGGGTCACCTGCTACTGATGAGGGATTCCCTAGTGGGCCACGCGACCCATCAGTTTTGACTGGCTTTGCTAAGCACGTGGCACATAGCATTTGGAGTGGAGAT GAACGACACGAGCTGAAGTTGGTCTCCCATGGTAGAAAAGTAGATAAATTTGGGAGACCAGCGCTTGAGATAGAAGGCATGATTGCGGCAACCGGATTGAGTCCACTGATCATGTGTTCGATAATCACCACTGATCTTGGACTTATATCCGCCTTCGTTGAGAGGTGGCATAGGGAGACCAGCACCTTCCACCTGCCAGTAGGAGAGTTGACGATCACTCTGGATGACGTGGCGTCACTCCTACATATTCCCATCACTGGCGCACTGCAAAGCTTCGAGCCACTGGTTACTTCCGACGCAGTCGTGCTGTTGACAGAGCTGCTTGAGGTCATCCCTGAGGAGGCTAGAGCTGAGACCCATCAGGCATCTGGGCCTCATGTTCGGTTGTCCTGGCTTTGGGAGGTGTACCAGAGCAGGTGTCGGGCCAGACGGTGGGTTGTAGCACTCTTttcgctaacaagagtgcaacacatGTTCACGTCATGCACCTGGAGGCTTTTAGGGACCTGGCCTAGCCAGGGGGATTCTCTTGGGGAGTAG